The following proteins are co-located in the Desulfoscipio sp. XC116 genome:
- a CDS encoding PDZ domain-containing protein: protein MSWLFPFSDIFPMIIVNMEIMLREPIFWIVVVLIGLQYRRMNDLRESLYGMPLKSNWTEVGTAILFGLLGGILGSMLMVFIGVTLTGSGLMYIWPLAIFLMLINARFICFAYAGGILALSRLLFGFPQVNVSQVLALVAVLHMVESLLIFFSGHLGAVPAFFRGRDGRVVGGFTLQKFWPIPITALAFMAGIDVPPGSVDMPEWWPLIRPGAADVDDIVYTLIPVAAALGYGDMAIARSPRQKGRISAGYLALYSLLLLLLAVLSDRSWLLGVAAALFSPLGHELVIYIGRRLEMQDEPVHVPHPDGLALLDVIPESPAWRAGMRPGDLLVAVNGAPVHSRADLAAMLYIVNPPLQVDYVNRKGQRCRRELVPYHNKTNPLGILPVPEGNEQAALMDLSTAGPLGRWFTGFWRRPGK from the coding sequence GTGAGTTGGTTGTTCCCTTTTAGCGATATTTTCCCCATGATTATAGTTAATATGGAGATTATGCTGCGCGAGCCCATATTTTGGATTGTGGTGGTGCTGATCGGGCTGCAGTACCGGCGTATGAATGACTTGCGGGAAAGCTTGTACGGCATGCCGCTTAAGTCTAATTGGACCGAGGTGGGTACCGCCATATTGTTTGGGCTGCTGGGCGGTATATTGGGCAGTATGCTGATGGTGTTTATCGGGGTAACTCTCACCGGTTCGGGACTTATGTATATCTGGCCGCTGGCTATATTCCTCATGTTGATAAACGCGCGGTTTATTTGCTTTGCTTACGCGGGGGGGATACTGGCCCTTTCCCGGCTGTTGTTCGGCTTTCCTCAAGTGAACGTTTCCCAGGTGCTGGCCCTGGTGGCGGTGCTGCACATGGTAGAAAGTTTGCTGATCTTTTTCAGCGGGCATCTCGGTGCGGTGCCTGCTTTTTTCCGGGGCCGGGACGGGCGGGTGGTGGGGGGCTTTACCTTGCAAAAATTCTGGCCTATTCCCATAACGGCCCTGGCTTTCATGGCGGGTATTGATGTTCCGCCGGGCAGTGTGGACATGCCCGAGTGGTGGCCGCTGATTCGCCCCGGAGCGGCAGACGTTGATGATATAGTGTATACATTGATTCCCGTAGCGGCGGCACTGGGTTACGGCGATATGGCCATTGCCCGCAGCCCGCGGCAAAAAGGCCGGATATCCGCAGGTTATTTGGCATTATATAGTCTGTTGCTGCTCCTTTTGGCGGTGCTTTCAGACCGCTCCTGGCTGTTGGGAGTGGCGGCCGCTTTGTTTTCTCCCCTGGGACATGAACTGGTGATTTATATCGGGCGCAGGCTGGAGATGCAGGATGAGCCGGTGCATGTACCCCACCCTGATGGGCTGGCTTTGCTGGATGTGATACCCGAGTCGCCGGCCTGGCGGGCCGGGATGCGTCCGGGTGACCTGCTGGTGGCTGTTAACGGGGCGCCGGTACACAGCCGGGCGGACCTGGCAGCCATGTTGTATATAGTGAATCCGCCTCTGCAAGTGGATTATGTCAACCGTAAAGGGCAGCGCTGCCGGCGGGAATTAGTGCCTTATCATAATAAAACCAATCCGCTGGGTATCCTGCCCGTGCCTGAGGGTAATGAGCAGGCGGCGCTAATGGATTTAAGCACTGCCGGCCCGCTGGGCCGCTGGTTCACCGGCTTCTGGCGGCGGCCGGGCAAGTAA
- a CDS encoding CooT family nickel-binding protein yields the protein MCEANAYLRKDGKDEIFMEMVDKVIPEADGLVLEDIFGRRKQIKARIAELALVDHRIILEKGQA from the coding sequence ATGTGTGAAGCAAATGCATATCTGCGTAAGGACGGTAAAGATGAAATATTTATGGAGATGGTGGATAAAGTAATTCCGGAAGCAGACGGGCTGGTGCTGGAGGATATTTTCGGCCGCCGCAAGCAAATCAAAGCCAGAATAGCCGAACTGGCTCTGGTAGACCACCGCATTATTTTGGAAAAGGGTCAGGCTTAA
- a CDS encoding non-canonical purine NTP pyrophosphatase → MLKPMRFVTGNRQKIMEYEQLLAPHRFIPVRLNVREPQGDNQREVVRGKVLLAFAEKRACLFVDHTGLSVESLNDLPGGMTREIWGQLGMSGFLRLMQCETSRRATVRTIVGYCNGRRIYIFEADMQGVIATEPDGPTETWECLFIPDGCATSLAAMSLAEKLQISARGRAAQKFKEFLSRQAVRAW, encoded by the coding sequence ATGTTAAAGCCAATGCGCTTTGTAACCGGCAACCGGCAAAAAATAATGGAATATGAACAGCTGCTGGCTCCGCACCGGTTTATACCTGTTCGTCTAAATGTGCGGGAACCGCAGGGGGACAACCAGCGGGAGGTGGTGCGCGGCAAGGTGCTGTTAGCCTTTGCTGAAAAAAGGGCCTGCTTATTTGTGGACCACACCGGGCTGAGTGTTGAATCTCTGAACGATTTGCCCGGCGGCATGACCCGGGAGATATGGGGGCAGCTGGGTATGTCCGGTTTCCTGCGGCTGATGCAGTGTGAAACGAGCCGGCGGGCCACGGTGCGCACCATTGTCGGTTATTGCAACGGTCGGCGCATCTATATTTTCGAGGCCGACATGCAGGGTGTCATAGCCACTGAGCCCGATGGCCCAACGGAAACCTGGGAATGTTTATTTATCCCCGATGGGTGTGCCACGTCGCTGGCGGCTATGTCGCTGGCAGAGAAATTGCAAATATCGGCCCGGGGCCGGGCGGCCCAAAAATTCAAGGAATTTTTATCCCGTCAGGCGGTGAGGGCATGGTAA
- a CDS encoding SIR2 family protein: MVSYDKLVDELAQDIREKKIIPFVGAGLSRNLGLPEWEVLMARVAEDLDIDPDILSLHGDFLQIAEYHIICHGGSKNRISKIIDRNLRSIEVDIGASEAHRCLIDMHFPKIYTTNFDEMIEIAFRYHGVPYYPIATLDDILAAPDNMTQIVKFHGTLDLDETLVISETDYHNRLDMEGPLDIKLRADLLGKTVLFLGYSFRDLNIRYMWSKLFKIMQANCKAFMVTMKPNYVFETIYGKKGMKFICLDSDDFCADFTKFMADLRCRVLKE; the protein is encoded by the coding sequence ATGGTAAGCTATGATAAGCTGGTGGACGAGCTGGCCCAGGATATCCGGGAAAAGAAAATCATTCCCTTTGTAGGGGCCGGTCTTTCCCGCAACCTGGGATTGCCGGAGTGGGAAGTATTAATGGCCAGGGTAGCCGAGGACCTGGATATCGATCCGGATATATTGTCTCTGCATGGAGATTTCTTGCAGATTGCCGAATATCATATTATCTGTCACGGCGGCAGTAAAAACCGGATCAGTAAAATTATAGACCGCAATCTGCGGTCTATTGAGGTAGACATTGGTGCGTCGGAAGCGCATAGGTGCCTTATTGATATGCACTTTCCCAAAATATATACTACTAATTTTGATGAAATGATTGAAATCGCTTTCCGGTATCATGGCGTGCCTTATTACCCCATTGCCACTCTTGACGATATTTTAGCCGCTCCGGACAATATGACTCAGATAGTCAAGTTCCACGGCACTCTGGATCTTGATGAAACGCTGGTGATCAGTGAAACGGATTACCATAACAGGCTGGACATGGAAGGCCCTCTGGATATTAAATTGCGCGCGGATTTGCTGGGCAAAACAGTGCTATTCTTGGGATATAGTTTCCGGGACCTTAATATACGGTACATGTGGAGCAAGCTTTTTAAAATAATGCAGGCGAATTGCAAGGCTTTTATGGTTACTATGAAGCCCAACTATGTGTTTGAAACGATATACGGTAAAAAAGGCATGAAGTTTATCTGTCTGGATTCGGATGATTTCTGTGCCGATTTTACTAAATTTATGGCGGATTTGCGCTGCCGGGTGCTAAAAGAATAA
- a CDS encoding uracil-DNA glycosylase has product MDDKLSRWNQVKEVCLNCSACPLAIRRNNMVFGEGVLEAPVMFVGEGPGEQEDLRGRPFVGPAGQLLDRMMAAIDLSREKNAIICNIVKCRPPGNRVPTQEESEKCLPYLRAQVDIVRPKIIVCLGATAVRYIIGPEARITRVRGQWTERKGFWITSTYHPAALLRDTSRKTEAWSDLQSIRAKLVELGLVFPVSDPNI; this is encoded by the coding sequence GTGGATGATAAACTTAGTCGTTGGAATCAGGTAAAGGAAGTATGCCTGAACTGCAGCGCTTGCCCGCTGGCGATTCGGCGTAACAATATGGTTTTCGGAGAAGGGGTGCTGGAGGCTCCGGTAATGTTTGTCGGGGAAGGCCCCGGGGAGCAGGAGGATTTGCGGGGGCGCCCATTTGTCGGCCCGGCGGGACAGCTGTTGGATCGGATGATGGCTGCTATCGATCTTAGCCGGGAAAAAAACGCCATCATCTGCAATATAGTAAAGTGCCGGCCGCCCGGCAACCGGGTGCCCACCCAGGAGGAGAGCGAAAAATGCCTGCCTTATTTGCGGGCCCAGGTGGATATAGTGCGGCCAAAGATCATAGTGTGCCTCGGGGCAACGGCGGTGCGGTATATTATTGGCCCCGAGGCGCGTATTACCAGGGTACGCGGGCAGTGGACGGAGCGCAAAGGGTTTTGGATTACCTCTACTTACCATCCCGCCGCATTGTTGCGTGACACTTCTCGCAAGACCGAAGCCTGGTCGGATTTGCAGTCCATTCGGGCCAAGCTGGTCGAGCTGGGTCTGGTATTTCCGGTCTCCGATCCGAATATATAA
- a CDS encoding DUF2508 family protein translates to MKSIYWDRFLTWLTPLKRKPSGLLEAINSASRNWKQAQRDFDFISDKNLIDCTAHRIKAGERQYIALLQQAKQQGLTSWSKEPCQNENLFKSEDGVRESTPQETAALDK, encoded by the coding sequence GTGAAAAGCATCTATTGGGATCGTTTTTTAACCTGGCTGACCCCTTTGAAAAGAAAGCCGTCCGGGCTGCTGGAAGCCATTAATTCAGCCAGTAGGAATTGGAAGCAAGCTCAGCGTGATTTTGATTTTATTAGTGATAAAAACCTCATTGATTGCACGGCGCACAGAATTAAGGCCGGTGAAAGGCAGTACATAGCCTTATTACAACAAGCCAAGCAACAGGGTCTTACGTCCTGGTCAAAAGAACCATGCCAAAACGAAAATTTATTTAAAAGTGAGGACGGCGTGAGGGAATCCACACCCCAGGAAACGGCGGCGTTAGACAAATAA
- a CDS encoding substrate-binding domain-containing protein: MRRSGYSWCLNQIAVLLVVALGGLLLTLPVGCVNREPQRKPAESPVKIAFALADMNRDGNKTIKKVVDEQKKQVNAEVTWLDARNDPAGQQKQLGGLADKQIKAVVLQPVDPATAQGLIEKLAQSGIKVVALENLPVNTPVEGYIASDHAMVGHLQARFVLEAISRAAEAQSGMQFTPPQAGTIIRPGDEQSESAQGGQSGGSSRGDGGQQQGTGQTGGGGRQEGGSGQGSPSGQAMVTGAVDYNVVAQLPRQRPLNVVILQGEPSDQMARDITAANRADLQGRQDIKIVEVYEHPRWEASAVSANLAEVMEREGRIDVILANDSSLAMAAVEFLKTGGYDKSVLTVGAGADEKSSRGLVSGEHDAEVDLQPEMLGQFALEAAVGLAKNGYWQYGEKVNNGDCSVPARIVPVRLITAKNAYLLEERWKQLKKARQEAGQQQGQAQGGQGAWQGQGGEQGQQGGQSGQGQQGQGGQQGQGGQQGGQQGKTMLRITTRDGKTMEVQIDGEVKKIESAGQQGGQDGQQEEQGGHQGGGR; the protein is encoded by the coding sequence ATGCGCAGGTCTGGATATAGCTGGTGCTTGAATCAAATAGCTGTTTTGCTGGTGGTTGCTCTGGGGGGGCTTTTGTTGACGTTGCCTGTGGGCTGCGTTAACCGGGAACCGCAGCGCAAGCCCGCTGAATCGCCCGTGAAGATAGCCTTTGCACTGGCTGATATGAACCGGGACGGCAATAAAACGATAAAAAAGGTAGTAGATGAGCAAAAAAAACAAGTTAATGCCGAGGTAACCTGGCTGGACGCCCGCAATGACCCCGCCGGGCAGCAAAAACAGCTGGGCGGGTTGGCTGATAAGCAAATTAAGGCGGTAGTGCTGCAGCCGGTTGACCCGGCAACAGCACAAGGTTTGATAGAAAAGCTGGCTCAGTCCGGAATTAAGGTAGTGGCTCTGGAGAATCTTCCTGTGAATACCCCGGTGGAGGGGTATATTGCCTCAGATCATGCCATGGTGGGGCATCTGCAGGCCCGTTTTGTGCTTGAGGCGATTAGCCGGGCTGCGGAAGCCCAAAGCGGTATGCAATTTACACCGCCGCAGGCCGGTACTATTATTCGGCCCGGTGATGAACAGAGCGAGTCTGCCCAGGGCGGGCAGTCGGGCGGGTCAAGCCGGGGGGACGGTGGGCAGCAGCAGGGCACCGGCCAAACGGGCGGCGGCGGGCGGCAGGAAGGAGGCTCCGGTCAGGGGAGTCCAAGCGGGCAAGCCATGGTTACCGGAGCGGTGGATTACAATGTAGTGGCTCAGTTGCCCCGGCAGCGTCCGCTGAATGTGGTGATATTGCAGGGGGAACCGAGTGATCAGATGGCACGGGATATTACCGCCGCCAATCGGGCGGATCTGCAGGGACGCCAGGATATCAAAATTGTGGAGGTTTACGAACATCCCCGCTGGGAAGCATCCGCCGTTTCCGCCAATCTGGCTGAGGTTATGGAGCGGGAAGGTCGTATTGATGTCATACTGGCCAACGATAGTAGTTTAGCAATGGCCGCGGTGGAGTTTCTAAAAACGGGCGGCTATGATAAAAGTGTTTTAACCGTGGGTGCCGGGGCTGATGAAAAATCTTCGCGGGGGTTGGTCAGCGGCGAGCATGATGCCGAGGTGGATCTGCAGCCCGAGATGCTGGGACAGTTTGCCCTGGAGGCGGCGGTGGGATTGGCGAAAAACGGCTACTGGCAGTACGGTGAGAAGGTGAATAACGGGGATTGCAGTGTGCCGGCCCGGATTGTGCCGGTGCGTCTGATTACCGCCAAGAATGCCTATTTGTTGGAAGAACGCTGGAAACAGTTAAAGAAAGCCCGGCAAGAAGCCGGTCAGCAGCAGGGACAGGCGCAGGGTGGACAAGGTGCCTGGCAGGGACAGGGCGGTGAGCAGGGACAGCAAGGAGGACAAAGCGGGCAAGGACAGCAAGGCCAGGGTGGTCAGCAGGGTCAAGGCGGTCAGCAAGGCGGACAGCAGGGCAAAACAATGCTGCGCATTACTACCCGGGACGGTAAGACAATGGAAGTGCAGATAGACGGTGAGGTTAAGAAGATAGAATCGGCAGGCCAACAAGGCGGCCAAGACGGTCAGCAGGAGGAGCAGGGCGGTCATCAGGGCGGCGGCCGGTAA